The genome window CGGCTTGGTGGCCCCGCTCGACCGGCGCGACGTCGATACCGACGCGATCATCCCCAAGCAGTTCATGAAGTCGATCAAGCGCACCGGATTCGGCAAGAATCTGTTCGACAGCTGGCGCTACCTCGACGACGGCGAACCCGACGCCGACTGCTCGGAGCGCCCCCGCAATCCCGACTTTCCGCTCAACCGGCCGCGCTACGCCGGAGCGAGCATCCTCCTGTGCCGCGAGAACTTCGGCTGCGGGTCGAGCCGCGAGCACGCCGTCTGGGCGATCGAGGATTACGGATTCCGCGCCCTCGTCGGCGTTTCGTTCGCCGACATCTTCCGCAACAACTGCATCAAGAACGGCATCCTGCCGCTCACCCTGTCCGGCGCGA of uncultured Alphaproteobacteria bacterium contains these proteins:
- the leuD gene encoding 3-isopropylmalate isomerase subunit (Evidence 2a : Function of homologous gene experimentally demonstrated in an other organism; PubMedId : 2993799, 374346, 9600841; Product type e : enzyme), translating into MKAFERVRGLVAPLDRRDVDTDAIIPKQFMKSIKRTGFGKNLFDSWRYLDDGEPDADCSERPRNPDFPLNRPRYAGASILLCRENFGCGSSREHAVWAIEDYGFRALVGVSFADIFRNNCIKNGILPLTLSGATIDHLFGLVRTVEGFSLDIDLPEQTVRAPATGEVWRFEIDAFRKHCLLTGLDDVELTLLEVDRIRDHEARRRRETPWLVRRAG